CACATAATAGTTTCTAGTTGCCACTAAACATGAAAAACTACAGAAATGTCTTTTTTTTCCAACAAAAATATTTACAAATAACTGTAGTAACACACCACCAGGAAGAATTTAGCAGTAAAAAACAACTTCCCCCACTCCCATCCCTGTGTGCTTTTGAAATCCAGAATCTCATCTTACAAAAACTGTAGAAGAGAGACTCAGCTGTTCAAAAGAGAAATACACAGCTAAAATTGTAGGAGGATGGTTGCAGGGAAGGTGTCCACGATAAGAGGAAAATGAACATCCAAAACTTTCGGGAACACGGAAGGACTAATCCAACCAATCTCCACACTTGAACTGGGCAGAATGAATGCAATGGATCACATACCCAACACTTCACTCTCCCTTAGACATGCTTAATGGTTGAGCGGATCGGTTCGACCCTGCACGGCCATCCTCTCTGAGACATCAGCCAAAGAGCTTAGGTTGCACCTGATCAGAGCCTCCACGAAGTAACAAGTTTCATCTCGGGTGTTCCCTTCAGGCACATCCACCACAAATGACTCAATCACCATGGTACCGGGTCTTCCATCGATGACCTCCGGATGGACAGTGATTATGGAACAATAGTTCTGCAAATTCCACATACAAGATTTAGAGCTAAGCAAATACATCTGAGTGCATATCATAGGAAATGAATTAACACACTTATAGTTAGCCTACTGAGAGCATATCATGCAACTTCAAACAAATATCCAAGCATTGTAATTCGGGAATATGAGAATGCTTCCTCTACAGTACACAAGCCCTGAATAAATTTGCTTAAAACATAGTCCACATATGTGACATATCAAATAAGAATACCAAATTGTTCTGGAATGCAATTGTTAACAAGAAAACAAAACATGTATTCTTTTCTCTCACTCAAAGTCAAATTCAAATAAGGAACAAAAAATGGACCATTCATACCCTGAGCCTGTGATCACCTCCAACAATCCTGATACCAAGGATGTGTTCCTCATCATCAAGCTGTTCCAACCTCTCAGTGCTAGTTGTTGCTGGAAGACCAGATTTAACATTCACTTCTCTAACACTTCCAATGCCAAGGTCTCCTTGCATGATACACCTGCTCACAAATGGTTTATACTTCTGAGGCTGATCAAATCTTCTAACCAGAGACCACACCTGAAAGAGTGAAAATCACCAATAAGATCAATCAAAAACCAATCTTTTTATCTTCTCCCACAAAATTCACCAAATAATGAAACATGGCATCACATGAACTTTCATCAATTTCATGACACAGCATAAATTGAATGTCAAACAGAGACTAGAATTGGAAgataattttgtaaaattgactAATAAGCTTTGATCTTCCAAATATTGAAAGTGACATGAAAATTCGAATGAAATCTCCAAACTGATTTCATAACCACAAACCAATCAGAACAGCTGAAAAGTTCAACCTTTTTTTGTATACCCTTAAAGAATCTGAAAACAAGATTGAAGATCCACCCTCAAGAAAGAGAccaaatccaaagcaaaagccATGACTCACACACCCAGACGGGAAAGACAATACAAGAAAACAAAACAGAGTACCAATAAACAAGCAAAACAGAACAGGTCCTCAAAGGAAGGTGAACAAGAactaaaaatcaattttttttcacaaaGAAACAATCTTTCCAACAAATAAACCAGACCCATCAACGAGAAAACTCCAATTCAGAAACAAAATCCATTAAAACAAGtcgaaagaagaaggaaaactaACAAGATGAACAGGGGCCTTTATGTGTTTGACAAGTGCAGAAGTGCACTGATTGTCCCTGAGTTCATGCTTGTGATGTCTCCTAATGTACTGTGACTCAATAGCACTGTAAGGTTCATCACCATTCATCTCTTCTACCTCTCAGAAACTGAGCTCTTTTTTCTTATGGTTGATGCTGCTTCTCTCCCTCTAGAagatacaacaacaacaacaacaacaagtgGAGAAGGATAAGCTTTGgctacagagagagagagagtagttGGTGTGAAAAAGTGTCAACCCTTATGCTTAGCTTGGCAGTTTATCAAAATTCATGAATCCACCGACAATGAAgttattttattcgttttttaGTTCAACAGTGATCAAAATTTCAACAATGCTCAGATCATGTCAATATCAATGTGAAGCATATTATTGGAgggtattaatattattttattttatattttttgtcaatattattattttatctctTTTATGTTGTTGTGATTGTGAATGCTCTGTCTCTTTGGctaattattatatttattgacaataataagaaataaagaaaagatggaacaggaaaaaattaaaagaaaagacAAATGGGATCATCATCGACATCTCTTGTGAATTTATTTACTCAATTATAAGCATTTTATAAATTTGATGATTAAGTAGTTTAGATATTGTATTTATTATATATGGTATTAAAGGAAATGATCAAtgagttttttctttctttcttgttgGTGGGTTAAAAATGGAAAGGAAATGAAAGTACAGCTCTAGTGCCACCACCATGTGCTTCAGATCTTTTATTTGAGGTTGCAGCCAATGCTTGTTAAGGTCAAACCTTGAAGTGGGTTTGACTTAACCTTTCAACACTTCCCAAAAATTGACAATAGTTAAAATTTGATGACGGCTTATGATTATGTGTTAGAGCTCATACCCCAACATATGGAATATCGCGATATTATTATCAATTTCATTTAGTGCGTAGGAGCACTTAAAAATCCGACTAAATATATGTTGTGAAATTTTATTTGTtcatagctcaagtggtaagagttatgtGACATGTGTTAGGGTGAGGAGGTTCAGGTCAGGAATCAATCTCTGGTAcgagcaatttatcttttcgatgtaaaaaaaaaagacaacagtaataataaaaaaaaaaagatagggGAAAAAAAAGACAATctctaataaaaataaataaataaaaaactccATTACGCTTCTGCTAAGCATATTAAAGCTTAAGACTATCCGTTTCAATCTGAACTGAAAGAAAGCCAAGCTGGATAGCTAGCTCCATGGACCATCGAAGGCTAAGTGCTTCCGCTAAAACCAGAGAAAGAACCACCACGGGGTTTCAGGCTGCAGCTGCCATTATTTCGTCATTTGAGTCGCGAGCAACCATTCCAAAACCGCCAAATGATCCGCGCCTACGGCTGTATTTGAGTTCATTTTAATCCACCCTTGCCTCGGTTTCTTCCATTTCGATGGGTGCTACACTCGCTGGGTATGTGTCGCCGATAATGGAGGAACACAAAGAGCACCACCACACCGCAAGATCACTGCAACCTGCGCTTCCACACCGTAAAAAACGCACTTGTTCCGCCCTTAAATTTTAACATTTATTACACTTGTATCGAATACGATTATTTCAAGTAGATAATGTTAAACCAAAACCAAATAATATAGATATCTATTGAGAGTTTGAACATAGTTGTCTCTCAATAAAAAAGTTTCAAAAGTTGAAATTGTGCTacaaaaataaaatgttttcAAAGACATCTTATTATCAGATTTTGACGTTTAACTAATTATCGCGATTGGCATCCACTTGTGCAACGGAATAAATATATAATCTACGAATAAGCTAATTTTATATCAAGATTCCAGATTTACTTTTCTAGAAAGTGCTGGAGCACAAAATTAAGTGCCCTTAATACTTCACAATGGttctgtcttcttcttcttcaaggtCACTATTTCTATATCTGTTCAAAAAAAGAGGTCACTAGTACTTTTTGGTTCGAGGCCCTTGTTTAATGTTAGATTTAATTAGCTTTCATTCCTTAAGCTTTAAATTATGTACTTGTGATGTATTCTAACATATAAACTCTATGATATTATTGCTGTCAAAAGAAAACCTctatgatattattttaattttatagaaATTAACCGTTTGATgtgaataaaattttatttattctaatttgattttgaattttgaatttgttttgtttttcaatataAACTAATTCTCTTAAAGGTTTGGTAAGTGGTAGATATCTCCCAACGATCATTCTAATATACATCTCGCATGGTTCAAATCTCGACTAAATGTTTAAGATTCCAATTATTTAGGTAAGtactttaaattttataatctCTCCTTTGCACTCTGTTGTTACCACCGATTTAGTGAAGAGAGAAATGGAGTAGATGGAGTTTGAGGAGAGAGTTTTATCTCACCCTCATTTAATTTGGTTTCAATTAGTGTAGCGCAGAGAGAGGAAAGAGGGTGATTCATATGCTTTTTGTGGTCTTCTCATTTTGAAGAGAAATGCAACTTCATCACGTTTTTTCTTTCCTATTACCTTTATGTCCCTGTGTCTTTTCTGAatacaattattttattattttatatattttttttgatataatattattttatatattggtCCAAAATGtcttttaatataaaatctaactttacacctcattttttctcttctctttctcatttatctctatcataccaaacaacctctaaattcactatatttctcacatatttctctctactcaattTCTCCCTTCTCTACTTTCTTTTCTCTATCTCTTTTTTCTCTACCAAACGAAGTGTTGATGCATATTTCATTTTTAATGATATCAAATCAAATAGTACTTTGATTTTAACGCATGTTTCATGATGGAATATCCTGCAGCATCTTTCCTGTTTAAAACATGTGGGGGTGAGAAATGCTACGCAATGCTTATAATATTAGCCTTTCAATTCTCAAATAAGAAGACAAAAGTGCACGAATCAATCACTGTTAGAAAATTTAGTTAGGGTTCTATTGtctgaaaataaaaacaaccaACTAATACGTCTTTTTTTTACTGGATGAAATATTAATAGTTTAATACATAGgctttttgagtttttggtgCATTAGTGAATTAGTGTTGGGGAAATAAGGGCATTACAGGAAATAAGATACTTGAAGAATTCGACGTCACATTGACACATTTATATCCAAAATCTTTAATTATTAGATATAAGGATCACATTTATTATAAAGTCTTCATGTCACTTATGTTTAACTAATGTTGGACTcaaactcacacttgaattctcaacaggTTTCTCCTTAAGTGTGAGTCACCACCACATTACTGTGTTCCCCCTCTCACACTTGCGCCGTTGTTCAATTCACCGTGTCAATGAGACATGCATGTCGCGCCTGGTCACACCACCATTTAGACTTTCAATACAAGAAGTCGTCATCATGGTTAAACTGACCATCGACTCTAATTCCAGTTGTTGGGGAGACAACTAGAGCCAATGATCCAAGGAAATAAGACACCAAGAGAATCCGACGCCACCTTTTTACTCAAAAACTGAAGGCATTAACCAATgttcacatctcttataaaatcTTCACCTCACTCATATTTAACAATTGTGAGACTCCAACTCAGACTCGAATTCCCAACAGATAGAAGTGTGTGATTTTTGTTATAACAAGAAGTGTTGCAAACACTTACTTTAATATATATACTCTCTTTCCAACACTCACTCATTATTGTTAAAATTGATGTGGGGGCTCCACTAAAGTAGATGTGAGACCCAAATGTTTAGTTGATGACCTACATAAAATTTAACTAATCATTTAGAAGGTGTTGCTAGCTTTTTTCTTTTATGAATTAATGAGTTTGAGTAGTTTGTCTAAGATTATCAGTGCAAGAAGAACAACAATTTGCAATAGACGTGCAATTTGCGGCAACTTTACTAAAACCGCTGCAAAATGTCACTTGAGGTGGTTTTTGCGACAATTATGCTAACTATTGTAAAATGCTCACAAATATAGACAGTTCTTTGTCGACTTGAGGCGGTTTTTATAGTATTTAAGACGGTTCAGTTAGCAGTTGTTAGCCAAACCGCAGTCAAATGATAAATAAGATTTAAAATAAGGATGAGCcatcaggtttcatctttaaaACCTCTTGTTCTTTTTCTCCTCAAAATCCTTCATTCTCTCCTCAAGTACCTTTCACACTCATCGAAAGCCTCATTCTCACTGAAGGTAACCCACCTTGTTTGCTTTCTAGGTCACATTTTCTCACTCAATAAtatgatgaacaatttttgtTTATGTTGTATTAATGGTGTGATTTTAAATTTGGTGTTCCAGAGTGACAAAAGGAATAACAAAGGTTTTGGTTCGATACCCATTAAACTGGAGACGATGAAGGTTTTTGGAGACGG
This portion of the Lotus japonicus ecotype B-129 chromosome 3, LjGifu_v1.2 genome encodes:
- the LOC130746245 gene encoding abscisic acid receptor PYL9-like, with the translated sequence MNGDEPYSAIESQYIRRHHKHELRDNQCTSALVKHIKAPVHLVWSLVRRFDQPQKYKPFVSRCIMQGDLGIGSVREVNVKSGLPATTSTERLEQLDDEEHILGIRIVGGDHRLRNYCSIITVHPEVIDGRPGTMVIESFVVDVPEGNTRDETCYFVEALIRCNLSSLADVSERMAVQGRTDPLNH